TCTACAGATGCAGTTGTAGCAGTGGTGAGCACTGGACCAGGTCATTCTGTATCAGGAGCAGTCTCTTGACATGAGCAGCCTGGGGAGCTGGGTTTGGGGAAGGatcactgctgctctctgagcATGGGCTCCTGTTCACCTGGGTCACAGTGcctggagggaaggagaaagtcTGATTTGTGTGTATCACACAGCCACTGGCAGAACAAAAAAATGATGGTTGTTCTGCCTCTTTATGTTTCTGTGGGTTTTCTGTTGTCGCTTGCTACATACAGACTACCTTGTCCCTAGTCTATACCTTTGAGTTTCTGTGTGTCTTGTCTAGGTACTAATTGTGATGGATGTTGTAAATATAGGCTTGGTTTGGTCTCTGTCTATTGGTTCATCTGATTTCCTGTATTCTGTGTGATGGGGTTACAGGTACACTCCAAAACTCAGCAGTCAGCCCAAGCTTATATCCCTGCAGTGACATATTTGGAAAGTTAGGGATTAAGAGACAAAATGAGACTTCTTCTCTATCAAACATAAGGAATTATACAACAAAGATTTAAAGGTGATAAGGGAAGGAAATATGATGAGAGAACTACCTTTCAGAAATAGGAAGGAATTTGTTTGGAGGTGAAGGTCATTGGGAAGTGTCTGAACCTGCAGTGAAAGGAGATTGTGACACCCCTTTAGATAAGGACAGTTGTCATGCCTCTTCTCTATGTGGGAATGCTTTTATGCCAGAGCAAATCAGCCTAGGGCAGCAGGTTAATCTTTTCACTAGATGTTTTTGTGGTCACACACTTAATCTTGTTTGTAAGTAACAAGATTGAAAATGCGCTCGGTGGGAAGTGTTAGTTTTGGATGTATAGTGAGAGTAGGATTTGTTCAGTGGCACAGCTGACTGCAAGGCCACCTACCCAAACCCGTAGTCCTTGTCTGTTGTGAAAGGATACTGAAGTGATTAGAAAGTAACAGGACTTACCTGGATGCAAGAGGAATTCCCTGGGGATGCTCCCAAGTGAGGCATATCCTGGAGcgttttttttcatttttaacttgTAAATGCTGTCTCTGGAGCTCAGCAATGAATAGGTGTGGGTCCACATCATGCTCAGGTCCTGCCTCCCTCCACCTCATGAGGATGAATTGTGTGCCCTGATTAATCCCCAGAGAAGGGAAGCTTGCCAAACAAAACATGCATATGAAATAAACAAGCGATCACTCCTTCTAGGTAGATTTATGCTCGTGTAGCATTAGCACTTGATTTCCTGGAAACCCAGAAAACACTTATTATTCTATTTGGTGaagcagaaaaagcttttaatgGATGTAAACCTCTGGGGTTTGCACCTGTTGGAAGTCTTTACTGCTTTTTATTCACCATTAGTTTGTACTTCTAGGTGATTGCATTTATTGGGGAAGCTTGACCATTTTTGTGCTGATCATAAATCATGGAACAATTTATTTCAGCTGACAGCTGAGGAACTGTTCTGTATTAAACAGTTAATGTGCTCAGGCCCTTTGACACAGTTCTCCCAGCAGATGTTCATGCGCTGGGGCCAATATAATGGATTCCTCTGAAGAAGGTTTTTTGCTATTCAAACCAGGCAGACATAAACCTCTGAAACAATATCGTCACATGCTGTTATTTTCTCTCCAGTTCTCCCTTGCTGCAGAATACAGATCTTCTAGCTTGAGGAGAAATGCCTCTCTAGCACTGCTTTAGTATTGTGTATCTAACTGTTTGGACTTCTCCCCCATAGCCATGCCTACTTCTAGCTTAATATGTTAGTGGGTTTTTATACAAATCTGAAATTTACAGCaggtttttaacttttttagtTCTGATGATGCTTCTTGCTGTTGAGGTCAGTTTCAAGGCACACAGTTGACATAAGAacatcttccattttttttttacagtgacaCTTCTTTGAGATGCAAAgaatgtttatttgttttcactgCTGAATAGCTGTAGCTGCATCTAATCTTTAGTCTGTTCATTTATCCACTTAGATACCAGACCTTTATTTATGCTTGGGGAGAAATATACATTCCTAACACCATcagaagttttaaaattcagctgtaTTTGTAAATAACAGGAATCATATTTATGTGAGGGACTCTAATCTTAGGAAACACCAGTATTTCCTTGACTACACAAATTCTTCTTAAGGTACACTAGTTGGTCTCTTTGTGTTTACAGTTACTCGACAacaaatattttgggaattgTCATATGATGCATATAATCCCATACTTTATTAGCAGGGAAAATTGTAGAGCCTGTGAGGAAGGAAGACTCTAGAATTTCATCTCTTTTCCATGTACTCTTCTAATTGCTTTGCACGCAAAATTTTACACTTTTTGGAAGGCACAAGACAGAGAATCTGAAGTCATTTGCATTGGTTTCTTGCTGGTATTCTGCTTGGTGACCCAAACTGTACATGTCATAAATACATTGTCTTTGCAAAGAGGATAAGCAGCATTATACAGTAACTAGATTCTTACTAGTTTTCCAACCTGCTCTCAAGCTCCCCTTCTCTCATGGGATCAGTTATTATGTAAAATAATGTGTTGAGTAAATTCCTTTTCTCCCAAcagctctttcttctcttcttaaGCTTTTTAGAAGAATGTTTGCATAACTGATATTCTGAACTTGCTGTAACTCAGAACACTGTGATCTATTGCAGGTAGCTGCTGATGAAGGGATCCTGCATGCCTCTGGAAGTGGAATGCCTCCAGTAACTAAGGATTACTGCATCATTTACAATTCTAAATGGGTATCCCTTCCAAAAACCTTGGACAATGCTGTAAGTAGTTTATAGTCATACTCTCTAAGAAAATTAGAATGCAGTATGAATTTGAGTCAACTATAACTGGTCTTCTGAAATAAGGAGATGATAGTGATGTAAATAATACATTATTAGACTGAACAACTGTTTTTAAGCAAGCATTGTACTTTGGACCTCTGGTTATGTTGTATCCATCAGTGCTGTTTTGGCTTGTAAAGCCTGGAAGTATCACAGAGTGTACACCAGATTCCCTCAAACTACCAGTAGTGATTGTTGTGCAATCAGTTTCTTATGTTTAAATTACAATACCAACTACTGTGAAATTTGACTTTAAATAGCCAGATTATTTCAGCTCTATGTTGCTCTAAATGTCCCTCAGCTGCtgaaactgctgctgtgattttaTGTTCCTGAATTAATAGTTCTTTCCTGTTATACCTCTTCCTGGCAAATCTCCAATTAAAGAGCATAGTAATGTAGTCTTCTGGATTAACTTGTTTGTAATATCAAATTTCCAACTTTAATCAcattccttttctccctctttctctacAGACTTACAGAACTCTGGAAAACCTCACTTCTACAGTCCTGTGCAGTTCAGCTGAAGTTCCTTCTGGCTTAATGAAAGACAAAGCAGTTGTAGTGATGACAGGAAACTGCACTTTCTTGGAGAAAGCAAGAATTGCACAAAGTTTGGGTGCTAAAATGCTGTTGATTGCCAGTAAATCTAGGCTGGTAAGTTACAACAAACAGTTTTCTTCTGTACTGAAATAGTATATTGTCACTTTGGTCCCGTGCAGTGTTGTGCAGGGTTAGCTGAGAGAAGCCTCAGAAGCAGAGGACCCTGAACCACGTGTGGGATTCCAGCACAAGTCATTTACCCTTctcacagggctgtgctggcttaCATCAGCTCAGAGGAGTTACAGCTGAGCTGGAGTTTTTAATGTTCCTTGTATCTTCAAACACGTTTCTGAATGCAAATGCCTGTCCTTATCATTCCCTAATTTTAGTGCATTTTGCACTCCATGTAAGCTTAGGTGGTACTGTTTTAGACATTTGTGATAAGCTAGGGAAATGTAATccaaaactggaaataaaaaaatgtcttGTGAGATCTCATTGCATTTTTGTTCTCCATTGCAGCTACAAAGCGTATGTACAAATATGCACAATTTATGAATTTGTGTGTGATTATCACAGAAAGTTCATCTTGTTTTAGACGTGTAGAAATTAAAACCACTTTTTATTATCTCTTGTAATAATACAAAAGCACAAGAGCTGTATGAATCCAGATGTTGTTGGTAATATCATCTGGTTTGATTTAAGTACATCTATCTTTATTAACCTTTTGCCAAGGGTGATGAATGAGCTTTTTGGTTTTTACCTTCCTACAAATACAGTGAAATTGAAAGGATAATCTGCTTTGAGGGATCTAACCTACTCTGTAAATAGGCTCAACATACCTCTTCTACTTTCTCTTTTAGTCTGCTATTTCAGATAACAAGACTGATTTTGAAGACGTGACTCTTCCAATTGCTCTTATAAGATATAATGACATAGTAGATATGCAGCTGGTAAGTAACAGAATTTCAGCATGTTATGGTTGTATAAACTTAGGTATTTGAATAAATAGATTAATTTCAGGTCAGGTCTGGATGGCTGCCTTGAATGTGCTAAGATACTGCTTTTGTTCCTAAGAGAGGATGGACATTTAGTTGTGGAAGTACTGATCTTCCTAATCAGGTGAACAAGAGAGAAtaattgattgattgattgattgattagGACTCTGAGAATGGGAAACACAACACCTAACTGGAAATAGGGAACTGTAAGTTTCCTGCTGAGCAAGATAAGCTGTCTTCCAGTAGACTTGGATACAGCTGCAGGTGCCTAGCACACATTAAGAGCTGTAGCCTGAGAGAGTGTTCCTTTAGTGCAGAAGCTACAACAGCTGAGCTTGCAGCTACTGGCACCAGCGCTTTCAGGCAAGCAGCACCTGAGCAGGTTGGATCTTGAGGGAAGactgaaagatttttttgcttttaccagATGATGAGCTCCCTCTGTGTAGTGTGACAGTGTCAGCTAAAGAGTAGTTGGGCAGTGTAATTTGAGTTGTTGATGGTGAGAAGCCAAATGCATGTTATTAAAATACAGCAGTTGTGGTATCTCCTACATTTTATAATCCGGGGGAATTTGTTTTGGGAGTCCTTGGAGTTTCTTTTCCTTGGCATGTAATGTTAGGATAACAAAATACTGCACAGtgtttaaaggaaaacagtatCTTTTCTTCAGTGTGGCCTTTTTCTGGTGTTATTACATtgttattttgggttatttaTTTAGCATTGAATAGTTTTGCTAAGCAGGAGTTGCATTGCACATGATTTTGGGGATAGTAGAAGCTAGCACTACGTGGTCTTAGCTTCTTGAGTTGAATTTGCAAGCTCACTTCACCATTTCTGCTCTTAATCTTCAGAGCTGCCATGGGAGGTTGTCTTAGGTAAGTATGCAAACTGAAATTGCCTAGATTGGTAGGACTTTGGTTGTTTACTGTTGTCATTAAAGATAGGTACTTGCTGAGCACTAACATGACTGAAGGTCTGTGCTGTCTTCTGACTGCCACAGCCTTGATAAGTACTGTAGTTGGGTTCAGGTTGTCCTCTGCCTTCAGATTTGTTTCTTCAAGTCAGATAAGTAATGTTTGCTTGCTAGAGTGATTTGGGGATGCCCTACTAACATGAAAGGGATCTAGGGCAAGTTAGGTCTGGATCTTCTCTGCACTTCTTTATTGGCCCATTCTGCTTGGAGTGGTGTGACGTAGAATCACTTCTGTACAGCTGGAGTAACTCACCAAAGCACCTCTGCTGTAGGTTGCTGTGCCAGGTGATGTCTCATACTGCTGCTGAATCAAGTAATTCATTTTGTCTTATGAGACAGCCTTCATAAAAGTAGTGAGGAACACAGCCTAGAATACAAGTGGCCTTTCCTGGTTctgctctattttttttattgccaaAACCTTCTGTCGTGTCACTGGCAGCTGTTATTTTGAATGATATGCACTGCTTGGAATCCAGAAGCCATTGTACACTTCCTATTACAGTTGCATTTCTTATTCAACTCTTTAAAGCttccactttgtccttttcttaaGAAGAGAGAGACAGTGCCTGTCTGAGGGCAAGTAGTTTGTATAAGCATTCTTTTTACTTGACAAGTAAATAATGTAAATCATCCCTGTTGGCTTGCACCATTAGAGACAAGTCTGTTAAGAGTCTTGATAGCAATAGCAGAGTGTTACAAACCCTTTAGTCAGTGGACAGCTCTCTTGCAGATTTGTTACCTGATGCAGTCTGTTACATTCTAGTGTTCCCTGTGGTGGAAGTTGAGACTTAGGAAGTTATTAGTGAAGAGAGGGAGGACAGgagcaaaaaagaaacaattccTCTAGATTCTAATGTGACTGATACTTTGTAAGACTTAtgaaacttaaaagaaaaactagatTAAGATATGTTGGAACTGaatactaaaaatatttaagccTCTTAGGGGGTTTGGCtttttatttgattcttggtggtgtttgtttgtctatttgggtttttgtgtgtatggtttatttatttgggttttttgtttggttggttgttttttttgtttgttggtttgtttgggtttttttacctaGGGGATGCTATAATTtgaatggtttttttttttttactttaatgtTATATTACACTTCATAAAACTGCAGTGTTTCactagaatttaattttattccttgtTTTTGAACTTCCataacttcaggaaaaaagaatgatTCTGACTTCTTTAGCCTGCAGAAAGGTTATCTGTAATTAGAAAATTTAGATGTTGAAATGATTCAGCTTTCTTATATGTGGCCACTGTATTCCACTCTACTACTGGACTTCCCATTCAGTCTTTCTAGTGCCAGTTTGATCTTTCTGAAGCCAAACCTGTCTGACATGTTCTTCTCTCTCTTGCTTTTATCTCACATTCAGACTGTAAACaaatctgggggtttttttctgcatctctgAAGTCTGTTCTCACTGCATAATTATTTTAGATGTCTGGGCTTACTTTGACTGCAACAGCAAATTTCTCTTCCCTACTACTTTCCATTTCCTGTCAAATTATCATCCTTTCTTTTAAATCTCACCTTTCAATCAAATGGAAGCATCTTGGGTTTGCTTTCAAAATTTTTGTACAATTCAGTACCAGTTACATCTCAGTGttctctctcattttcttctgtgtacTTCAGctgattggttttttttttcccttaggtcttaaattttttaaatagtatgaaattgctttattttcatttgaatcCATCTCAAATCATGTTTGTGTGAAGCTGTTGGTAAATAACTTTCTGCCACCTTGAGCTGTCACTGTTTTCTGTCTGAAGTCTCGTGTCTGTATCAGAACAGAGGCTTTTGTGGCTTTTAGAGCTAGAGGTAGATCTGCTGATACCTCAGTGGACCTGTGAGTTTCTATTTCAAGGTAATTGAGTTAGATGTGCTTTTCTGCAAAGCAGATGTCTTTGATAGCACTTGGTATATTTTGGGGAGGCATTTGGGCTAGAGGTACAACTTCTCAGAAGTGTGGCAAGAATGCAAAGAGGTACCATTTTCTCTTGTGGTATCTCTGTATTTACACAGGAGTAAATAGATTTGTTTCCAAACCTGACTATCCTGAAAGGTAGCATAGAAAGCATTGCTTCTTGGCAAACATATGACATGTCTTGTGCAGTGAGTTGAAAACTTCCTCTCAGCATTGTATAGATTAAGAGTAGGAAATCATGATGTGCATCTTGTTGGAAAATAAGCAATATGATTTCTTTGTTCTCCTTATGAACCAACTTGTATATTTCAGGTGCTTGGAAATGAAGTTAATGTGACTATGTATTCACCACCTTTGCCAGAGTTTGACTACAGTATGGTTGTCATCTTCCTAATTGCTGTGTTTACAGTGGCACTGGGAGGCTACTGGAGTGGAGTGGCAGAACTGTAAGTTTGTTAAATGGAGCTGCTTAAATTACATGGACTGCAAAGCTTCTGAAAATTGTTGCTATGATCagtgtgaaattattttcttttaggttGGTAGTTAAAAAATTAGAAGATCTAAGTGCAATTAGCTGCTTTGTCATGAAATATTTGAGCACTGTGACCTCTGAAAAATCACTGCAGGTCTTTGAGGAACCTCAAACATAGATTGTAAAAGTCTCTGAGGGATAATGCAGCTTTTGGGAGGAGGCACGAGTTAACATTTTGACAAATTACCAAATACTCTAACCAGCATCATAATTCTCCAGTATCCACAATAGAAATTAGGTATTTTAGTTACACCTTTCAAGTGCAATGATTCAGGAGCTAAATACATATTGTATGTAGTGTCTGTATTGGCAGGGGTCTgtacagctgctccatcccagctggctgtgctgtcactAGGAGCAATGGGAAGCACAGTTTTGTTGTCTGGCTGACTCCAGATAAAGTCCAACCTGGCTTATCTGCTTCAGCTTTGTGTTTTATCTGGTGGAGcaacagagctggggcagcagcagctctgggactgGGCAGGGAtaaggaggcagcagcagtcCCTGTGGAGGGAAGAGGGAGTGGCAGAATGTGGCAAAGGCAGGGGAAACAAGGGGTACTTGGGGGTTTCTGCACTGTCCTTGAAAGGTGTGCAGGTTTAAGTCATGCACAGAATTCTTATTAGTCTGGGGCTAAACTGGCTGTAGCTGCCTTTGAGAGCATGGCATTATTCTGCAGTATTTCTTGGGTGGCTGTATTTGCTAAATGGGTCAGTGTGTGTTGCTACCTTCAGGGTCTCAGTGGTGTTCTGGTACTTTGCTCCCCAGAACAACAAGGAGAGGATTGTATGTGATAACAGTAGCTTCCTTTTTCCCACAGTTATGCAAATTAGCTATTTTAAAGAGATTAAAGAAGTAGAAGGAGGggaggggtgtgtgtgtttctttttttaaaggttgGGTCTGATTATGCTTCTTTTtcaccctgcagtgctgcagggtgtGGCTGCACTGAATgctaaaataacaaaatgtgGTGCTGTCTCGCATATTAAAAATACCTAGATGTAATTTATTTAAACTGGTTAAAGTTCTCTTTCATAAATCTAGGGcaagcttatttttttaaaaaagctgctTATTCAAAGCATGTCTTCTGAGAAGGTGATTCATCTAACAAGGTGCCTTACTGTTGTGGGTTATTCTCTTTTGAAGGTAGTTATTTCAGTGCTGAATTCAGCATTTGGTAGGTAGGTCCAGGGATTCCTCAGGAACACACTATCTGATGGGCAATTTGCACTAGGTCTGTACTAAAAGTAGAAGGACTCTCTGTTCAAAGAATAAGCACAGGAATTTAAGTCTCCTTATTGCATGCTGAAGTATAAATATGGAGTATATATGCACAGAAATCTTACTCCCAGTGAAAATCCCCAATTATACCATCTCTCTTTCACTTACTCTGTAATTATGAGGTGTGAAAGAACTAGTACTTAGCTAGCTTCATTCTGCTACCATGAATGGGTTTTGCAGACACTTAATGTCTAGATGAGGTTTTAAGAGTGTGCAGTACCTATGATTTTGATTTATTGTCAACGTTTTATCAGATGTTGTAGTCATGTTTATCAAATGATCGTCTACATTTAGCCCAATAAATTTTGTAGTCAGAGGTGATGCACTGATCAAGCTCAGTGTTGTGCATCCTGGAAAGTTTAACAGTGTAGTACTACTTTTCTTCACATGGATAATGGTTTTGCTTGGGGATGGTCCCTTAAAGTTGGCAATTGCAATTGCCACACCATTGGAAAGGAGTGCAGTTAAGAATCTTTTCCTTGTGCTAGGTTGGAAGTGCAtctcttcattaaaaaattgaGAGAAATTCAAACAATAACCATATAATTTTCTGTGGGTTTAAGTTTAATAATAGTATGAAGGACCAAACTGAAACCTTGTCAGTCTATAACCATCAATTCTGATCATAGTAAAACTTTTTGTCATAATCTGTCATCTAAGGTAAatgtgttgtttgttttctgaaaacagtGAGAATCTGAAAGCAGTAGCAAGTCCTGGGGAGAGAGAAACCcaatggaaaaaggaagaaaatgttacTTTCACCCCTGTAACAGTTATCTTGTTTGTCGTCATCTGCTGTGTCATGCTGCTGTTACTTTATTTCTTCTACAAATGGTTAGGTAAGAAACAGTGAATAATctcatttgatttatttttctacaaGATCTTACAAAGTGTTTGAGTGTAAAAAGCTAGATTTCTGAACTAAAATGAATGTAACTTTTGGAATTATTCTCTCAATCCATGAGTTGAGGGTTGAAAGGATGTGATTGCTAGTTAAAGGAGAGGTTTCTTCAGCTGTCTTACAAAGACTGTCTCTACAGTGCATGTTCTGAATGAAGTCATATGGGAGAGAAATGACTGATGataagcaaaaaaagaaattatgtatgTCAGTGCTCTTGGGAGGATGGCAGTGACAACCTAGTAGTGTTTAGAGTTTGCTTGATGGGAACATATTTTGCTagttgggttttggtgtttggtttttattttttggtgagGATCAGGCTAGAAAGCAATTCTGATACCTCGGAGTCAGGTTTTTGTTTGATGAGAACTTTGTCATGGCAGAGACACTCAGAATTCAGTATTTTCTATACTCAGCTGCCTGTGGTCTCCAATGACTGTTGAGCACTGCTATAACTGTTAACAGTTTATATCACAGAATCCTCAAGGTTGAAAGAGGCATTCGAAATTATCCAGTCCAACTGTCTACTCAGTCCTGTCACTGTAACCCTTAAACCACATCATCCAGTGCCAGTCCAGACACCTCTTGAACACAAAATATCAAATGTATATTATTgtgtttatttgctgttttctaCTTTTTTGTCACTGATTCCtgtctttgttgtttttatttagtttaTGTTATAATATCAGTCTTCTGCCTGGCATCTGCGATGAGCCTGTACAACTGTCTTGCAGCATTAATAGGACAAATCCCATTTGGGCAGTGCAGGTATTGTGCACCTTTCACTTATTAAAAATGACAGGTTTCCTCTGGTTGTTTTCTGGTTGTTACTCAAGGCAGCATGAAAATACGAGAACAGTTTGACAAATTGTTTCCTGTACAGTTTTAGTGTGTGGGATagttacaaaagaaaattacaagCTGCTTTAATAAATATTCAAGGTATCTATAGCATAATCAACAGTTTAAATAGTTGTAGATTTGCTACATTACCTTTATTTGAGAGCATTCTGTAATAAAATTTGAAAGACACTGCTTGGGTGTCTGAGTTTGGTTTTATAAAATTCTGGTTGTCTGTCACGTGGGCTTATTTTGTTCATCAAGGAGCTCTGTAAGGGGAAGATCCTGCACATTTGATCCTATTTGGAGCAAGTACTGTGCTGTAAGCAGCAGAGGAGATTTTCCCTCTTCttagcctgtgctgtgctgccaaTTTTTAACTTTCAGCATAGACAACACGTTGCTCATGTCACCCTTGTTGGAAGGTCGTGGTTCCAGTCCTCACTTGGGTGGTTTGTTCCTGTGGTTTGTTACCAGTGCACACATAGGTGCTTCTTACCACTCTGAGTTAAATATCCTGCTTGTATTAGGGTGTATGGGAGTGTCCCTGTTTACCTTCCCtgcattttcactttttcaCTGAATGTTTAATGCAACGAATTGTTCTTTTTGTCAAAAAGAACAATGCTTATGAACTTGGAACCATGTGGTTTGCATGTTACTTAGTGTAGGATATTCATATCAGTATATccagtatatttatttttgtgatcCAGTAGCCCATCAAAGGTGGTAATCAAGTAGAAAAGAACAAGTTTTGTGTCAGCTGCAGGGAAGGCATTACTTTTGTCAGTTATCAGTTCAAAAACTGTCACTGAAAATTGAGTATGTGGTAGAAATGGATTTTGGCTCACAATTCTGCAAAACATAGTTACTTCATTTTTAGTCTTTTATTATGTTTCctaaaattgatttttctcaCCAGTGCCATTTTGTGCAATTATGACATGGCTGTCCCTCACTGACATAGCTCAGTTGGTGTAATTGTTGCTTGACAGAAATGGATGAAACAAACTCATCTGCTTGCTGCCTTCCCTGGAAGTATTTGCTAGAATGAGGACAGGCCATCTAAGCCTTTCTTGGCATGTTTTTAGTGCAGCCCAGAAAAGGATTGGTGCTGCAGTTGTGAGAACAATGCCACCTGAATCTGTACAGAACAGATGGGCAAAAGAGAAACTCTTGGGTTGAGAACACCTTGTCAGCTTAAGGTTGTGTGATAGCACCGGCGTGTGTCTTGACTGTTGCAGGCTTTGTCGTTTAATTTAATGATTTTCTTTT
This window of the Cinclus cinclus chromosome 13, bCinCin1.1, whole genome shotgun sequence genome carries:
- the SPPL2A gene encoding signal peptide peptidase-like 2A isoform X4, giving the protein MGAAGLPWAALWALLLPLVAADEGILHASGSGMPPVTKDYCIIYNSKWVSLPKTLDNATYRTLENLTSTVLCSSAEVPSGLMKDKAVVVMTGNCTFLEKARIAQSLGAKMLLIASKSRLSAISDNKTDFEDVTLPIALIRYNDIVDMQLVLGNEVNVTMYSPPLPEFDYSMVVIFLIAVFTVALGGYWSGVAELENLKAVASPGERETQWKKEENVTFTPVTVILFVVICCVMLLLLYFFYKWLVYVIISVFCLASAMSLYNCLAALIGQIPFGQCRITCSNKTIEVRLIFLAIFCIAAAVVWAVFRNEDRWAWILQDILGVAFCLNFIKTLKMPNFMSCVILLGLLLLYDVFFVFITPFITKNGASIMVEVAAGLFGSSEKLPVVIRVPRLEHSASTLCVLPFSLLGFGDIIVPGLLVAYCRRFDVQTRSSSVYYISCTIAYAVGMVLTFIVLALMKMGQPALLYLVPCTLITSALVAWRRKEMKKFWKGSSYQVSDSSRTPLLQDDGTPGLHRK